The Salminus brasiliensis chromosome 3, fSalBra1.hap2, whole genome shotgun sequence genome contains a region encoding:
- the LOC140551213 gene encoding uncharacterized protein: MCCLEFWRGLCCCCGGDSTAEEREPLIVPPESARQPRPPRPNGSEQKHGEVRAQHVGVPDLDQRFADVAEMFNEQQKHYETMEDKRNLLLHRYRCSPGDGLSECLKKIKDEHDTHLLRLQIKGYDFSLAVTPEDAVPDKLMRTQESIIELCQAAKAIVATGTRLQEMINSLLREEETLTQQVKAAATSHQEQRRLEGNLLNNIQEARRAKELSYHYRNEAGKLLNEAALLSGVNP, encoded by the exons AGAGAGCCTTTAATTGTGCCACCAGAGTCAGCAAGACAACCTCGCCCACCTCGCCCTAATG GTTCAGAGCAGAAACACGGTGAGGTTCGTGCCCAACACGTCGGTGTGCCAGATCTTGACCAGCGCTTTGCCGATGTTGCAGAAATGTTCAATGAGCAGCAGAAGCACTATGAGACTATGGAGGACAAGCGAAATCTTCTCCTGCACCGGTATCGCTGTTCCCCTGGTGACGGCCTGTCCGAGTGCCTGAAGAAGATCAAGGACGAGCATG ACACACATCTACTCAGACTGCAGATAAAAGGCTATGACTTCTCCTTGGCTGTGACACCAGAGGATGCGGTTCCTGACAAGCTGATGCGGACTCAGGAGAGCATCATTGAGCTCTGCCAAGCTGCAAAAGCCATCGTGGCGACGGGCACCAGACTTCAAGAGATGATCAACTCTCTTCTGAGGGAGGAAGAGACCCTGACCCAACAGGTGAAGGCAGCGGCCACATCGCACCAGGAGCAACGGCGACTGGAAGGAAACCTTCTAAATAACATTCAGGAGGCTCGCAGGGCTAAAGAGCTGAGTTATCACTACAGGAACGAGGCTGGAAAACTTCTCAATGAAGCAGCCCTGCTGTCCGGAGTCAATCCTTAG